The DNA segment ATTCATTTCCTTCAGCTGGTCTCTAATTTGATCTGATAATTGGAAATTACGATCCTTCCTTGCCTGGTTTCTCTTTTCAATCAGCGCATCGATTTCTGCGTCCAGTAATTCTTCACTTTCTAGAGTTAGCCCTAATACTTGGAATAATTCTTGGAATTGAGCTGTAAATGCATCAATTACTGCTACCGATGTATTTTTCTCTAAAAGATAATAATTTGCAAGTTTGGAGAGATCAAACAATACAGAAATGGCTTTTGCTGTGTTAAAGTCATCATCCATTGCCTCAATAAATTGCTCTTTTGCTGAAGCAATCTTATCGAGCCACTCTTGATTATTATCAGTTAAATCCGTGCTTGCTTCTCTACGGTGCTGCAAGTTTTGATAAGAAGTTGTTAACCGTTCAAATGCCGCTTTCGTGCTCTCCAATAATTCTTCACTGTAGTTGATTGGGTTGCGATAGTGAACCGATAACATAAAAAATCTTAACACTTGTGGATTATGCTTCTTAATAATGTCATGTACTAGTACGAAGTTACCAAGTGATTTTGACATTTTTTCATTATCGATATTGATATAGCCGTTGTGCATCCAGTACCGTGAGAATAACTTTCCAGAAAGTGCTTCTGATTGAGCAATTTCATTTTCATGATGCGGGAAGGTTAAGTCCTGTCCGCCAGCATGAATGTCAATCGTTTCACCGAGATACTTTTTGGCCATTGCTGAGCATTCAATATGCCAGCCTGGTCTGCCAAGTCCCCATGGACTTTCCCAGAAGATTTCTCCTTCCTTCGCCGCTTTCCATAATGCAAAGTCTAAATCATCTTGTTTTTTATCCCCGACTTCAATCCTAGCACCCACTCGTAACTCATCAATGGATTGATGAGAGAGCTTGCCATAATCATTAAAGCTTCTGGTACGGAAGTAAACATCCCCTTCGGATTCATATGCATAGCCTTTTTCAATTAATTGGTCGATGAATTCAATAATAATGTCCATATTTTCCATCACACGTGGATGAACATCTGCTTTATGGCATCCTAAGGCTGTTACATCTTCAAAATAAGCGTTAATAAACCGGTCCGCAATCGTCGGTACATCTTCCCCTAATTGATTAGCCGCACGAATCAGTTTGTCATCTACATCTGTAAAATTAGAAACGTATTGAACATCGTAACTGCGATATTCTAAATAGCGTCTTACCGTATCAAAAACAATCGCCGGGCGTGCATTTCCTATATGGATATAATTATAAACGGTCGGACCGCATACATACATTTTCACTTTTCCTTCTTCTAGCGGTACAAATGTTTCTTTTTTCCGAGACAAGGTATTATAAATTTGAATGGCCATTTACTTCAATCCTTTCTTTTCTTAATCCTTCTAATTCCTGTTTCAATTGTGTTAGCTCGCTTTCCATTTCCTTTAGACGATCAGCAATTGGATCCGGGAGGTCACAGTGGTTTAAATCTTTATTCTTATTAATTCTCTTTCCATCCTGAATAACCACTCTTCCAGGTACTCCAACGACTGTGGAATTCGGTGGTACTTCTTTTAAAACAACAGACCCTGCACCAATCTTTGAATTTTCTCCGATTGTTATGGAACCAAGAACCTTTGCACCTGTTGCAATGAGCGCATAATCTTTAATCGTAGGATGCCGCTTCCCTTTCTCTTTACCCGTTCCACCTAGGGTAACACCTTGAAACACCGTTACGTTATCACCAATTTCACATGTTTCTCCGATTACTACACCCATACCGTGGTCAATGAAAAATCTTCTCCCGATTTTTGCTCCAGGGTGAATTTCAATTCCGGTAAAAAATCGGCTCACTTGGGATATAACCCTGGCAATGAAAAATAACTTTCGCTTAAAAAAAGCGTGTGCAAGTCGATGAGCCCAAATGGCATGTAAGCCAGAGTAGGTTAAAATTACTTCTAAATAACTTCTTGCTGCAGGATCTTGTTCAAAAACAACCTCAATATCTTCTTTCATCATTTTGAACATTGCCATTCCTCCCCCTTATTTTAGCTTATTGCTAATAAAATAAAAAAGCGCCCCTGTCATAACGACAGAGACGCTTGTGCGTGGTTCCACTCTGATTAGGCAGTTAGCTTTATACATTCTTCCTTTTTCTATATGAGAAAAATGGTAGAGCTAAGATGCCTCACTCTTACTTGTTAACGGATGGTTCCGCCCATATCTACTAGAGTTGACTCTTTCGATACGGGGCTCGGAGGGGCACTTCAAAAAATGAGGGGCCTAAACCACTTTCAGCCGGTGATGGTTTTCTCTTTAAAGCATCATTTTTTTACTTTTCCTCTTCTACGCTTTTGAAATTATTAAATTATTTATACTTACTATATTACATTTTTATCTCAATGTTAACCAATAATTTGATTAATTCTCATTTGGACCTTTTGTTTTCCTAAAAGCTCAATCGCTTGAGGAAGATCTGGTCCATGTGTCTGCCCTGTTACAGCTGCACGGATCGGCATAAAAAGATTTTTTCCTTTTTGACCTGTAGACTTTTGTACAGCTTTCATCGCTGACTTTATGCCTTCGGCTTTAAAGTTTTCTAATTGATCCAGCTCAGCGGAAAATGCCTTTAATACTTCAGGAACTGTTTCTCCTGTTAGAATTTCCTTCGCATCTTCTTCGTATTCAGCCTCGTCTTTAAAGAACATGTCTGAAAGTTCAACAACTTCAGCACCAAAGCTCATTTTTTCCTGTAGAAGTGCAATTAGTCCCCTTACCCATTCATGCTGTTCATCAGTCATACTTTCACTTATACGACCAGCTTTGATTAAGTGCGGCAAGGATAGTTCGACTACTCTGTCTAACTCTACTTTTTTCATGTATTGATTGTTCATCCAAGTAAGCTTTTGCTTATCAAATAATGCTGGTGACTTAGAAAGTCGATCCGCATCAAATATTTCAATAAACTCTTCTTTAGAATATAACTCTTCTTCACCAGCCGGTGACCAGCCAAGTAAAGTGATAAAGTTAAATAGTGCTTCTGGAAGATACCCTAATTCCTCATATTGCTCAATGAACTGAATAATGGATTCATCACGTTTGCTTAGCTTTTTACGGCTTTCATTCACAATTAATGTCATGTGTCCAAAGACCGGAGGCTCCCAGCCAAGTGCCTCATATACCATTAACTGTTTTGGCGTATTAGAAATATGATCGTCACCACGTAGTACGTGTGAAATCTTCATGAGGTAATCGTCGATTGTTACCGCAAAGTTATAGGTCGGAGTGCCATCCTTTTTAATGATTACCCAATCACCCATTCCCTCTGATTCAAAGGAAACCGTACCTTTTACCATATCGTCAAAAGTGTAGGTTTTTCCCTCAGGAACAGCAATTCGTATGCTTGGCTTGCGGCCTTCACTCTCTAAACGTTCACGGTCCTCTGGAGTTAAATGGCGGCACTTACCGGAATAATGAGGAGTTTCTCCTCTTTCTGTTTGTGCCTCACGCTCTGTCTCCAACTCATCTTCAGTACAATAACATTTATAAGCATGGCCGTTCTCTAGTAATTGCTTGTAATAAGTTTCATAAATATCATTTCTTTCTGATTGACGATAAGGGCCGTATTCTCCACCGACATCGACACTTTCATCCCAATCCATGCCAAGCCATTTTAAATATTTAAGCTGGCTTTCTTCTCCACCCTCTATATTCCGCTTTTTATCCGTATCTTCAATCCGGATAATAAATTTCCCTTGCTTGCTGCGTGCAAACAAATAATTGAATAATGCGGTACGGGCATTTCCAATATGTAAATGTCCAGTAGGACTTGGAGCATATCTTACACGAACTTCGTTTGACATTTGTACATGGCCTCCGTGCTCAATTAATATAGTTTCAATTGACTATTTTATCACTGTATAGGATTTCAATAAAGACTATTCATTTACCTTCTTCAATAAAACTACAGCTTGTGAGGCAATCCCTTCTCCTCTGCCGGTAAAGCCTAGCTTTTCAGTTGTCGTTGCCTTTACATTGACTTGCTCTGGTGAGGCTTCTAACAATTCAGCAATCCGTTCACGCATTTGCTCAATATAAGGAGCCATTTTCGGTTTTTGAGCGATAATTGTGCAATCTGCATTCACAAGCTCGTACCCTTTGTCTTTTACAAGCTTCCAAACATGTGCCATCAGCTTGGCTGAGTCTGCATCCTTGAAATTAGGATCTGTATCAGGAAAATGCTTACCAATATCTCCTTCCCCAATTGCGCCAAGGCAGGCATCGGAAACAGTATGTAATAATACATCTGCATCTGAATGACCTAAAAGGCCCTTTTCATATGGAATGGTAATTCCCCCTATGATTAGCGGTCGTCCTTCTGTTAATTGGTGGACATCAAATCCCTGGCCAATTCGAAACATTTAACAAAACTCCTTTTCTCTCTTTTTCAGTATCGCCTCAGCGAAGAATAAATCCTCTGGTGTAGTTAGTTTAATATTGTCGTAATCACCTTCTACCATAGCAACCGGTTGATGTAATCGTTCAACTAAACTCGCATCATCTGTTCCAACAAAGGCATCTATTTTTGCTTTTTCGTATGCCTCTTGCAATATCGAAATACGAAAAGCTTGTGGGGTTTGTACAGCCCACAAGCTTGAACGTTCGACGGTTTCCACTATGACACCCTCTTGTACCTTTTTCATGGTGTCTTTAGCTGGTACTCCAATAATCGCCGCCCCTGTTTCATGCGCCTTTTCAGTTAAACGTTGGATTTGCACTTTTTGAATAAAGGGACGTGCAGCATCATGAACAAGAATAATTCCATCGTTTTTGACTGTTTGGAGGGCATTATAAATGCTATGCTGACGTTCCTCTCCACCTGGCACCAAGTTGATTACCTTCGTTACGTTATACTTATTTAGTAATCCTCTACATTCCTTTTCATCCTGGGGGTGAATAGCTATGATCATCCCCGTGCAAGCTTCATCCTCTTCAAATACCTTTAAAGTATGGATGAGCACTGGTACTCCATTAAGCTCTAATAAAAGCTTATTTTTCCCTGCTCCCATTCTTTTTCCCTGACCTGCAGCCGGGATAATGACTTGGTAAGTCATAGAAAAACCCCACTCTACTTTTCTATAGCGCTTTTTCTAACAATTTCGGTTTGGCGAAGATCATACGGCCGGCAGAGGTTTGAAGCACACTTGTTACGAGAACTTCGATTCTCTTTCCAATATATTCTCTTCCTTCTTCCACTACAATCATCGTTCCATCGTCTAAATAAGCAACGCCCTGGTGATATTCCTTACCGTCCTTGATCACCTGAACTGTCAACTCTTCACCTGGAAGAACAACCGGTTTCACTGCGTTTGCTAAATCGTTGATATTTAAAACAGTCACGTTCTGTAATTCACACACTTTATTAAGATTAAAATCATTTGTAACTAGAATACCATTTGTTAATTTCGCTAGTTTCACTAGTTTTGAGTCTACTTCACTTATTTCTTCAAAATCTCCCTCGTATATTTCAACTTTAATGGCGAGTTCTTTTTGAATTCGGTTTAAAATATCCAAGCCTCGTCTACCACGGTTTCGTTTAAGAACATCAGAAGAATCAGCAATATGCTGTAATTCCTCGAGTACGAACTGAGGAATGACAATCGTCCCTTCTAAAAATCCAGTCTGGCAAATATCAGCTACCCGGCCATCAATAATGACGCTTGTATCTAATATTTTTAATGCCTTTCCAGCTGCCTTTTCTGCTTCTTCATCGCCCGCCTTTTTCTTATGACCACGGTTTCCAAACAGCCCTAATAGCTCATCCCGTTTCTTAAAGCCTACTTGGAATCCAAGGTAGCCAAACAATAAGGTTAACAAAATAGGAGCAACCGCATTTAAGATTGGCACTTGAACAGCATTTAGCGCAAAGCCAACTAAGAAGGCAACAAATAACCCAAAAATAAGGCCCAAACTACCAAAAAGGACATCCGTCACAGGAACTTTTACTAACGAATCTTCCGCCCATTTAATAAAATTAAAGACGTAATCTACTGCCCAAAAGGTAATAAGATAAAAAATAATAGCCCCTAACATAGCAATAACATAAGAGTTATTAATTACTGGAATGTCATTTATATGAAGAAGTCTGAACAATTCCGGTAATAACAATATTCCTAGCGTACCTCCCATAATGAGGAAGCATGCCTGCACAATACGTTTTAACATTCCTTCACCTCCTCTAATTCATTATAAACATTTTCTTAAAATTGAAACGTTAATTTGATGATTATTTTTCCAAAATGTAAATCGTTTGAAATATATTCGTTATTAGAAAGGAATAATGATTACTTCCCATAGGTTAGCACTGGAAAAATCCATTGTCAAACAATTGGAAATCCCTACTCCCACTCTATATATATCCTTATAGATGGCGATCGGTATATAGGCGATCTTTGACTAATTTAAACCCTTCTTTAATTTTTTTAGCCCGAACTTCCCCAATCCCTTCCACTTCATCTAGCTCTTCTACTGTTGCCATCATAATTTTAGATAGCTCCCCAAAGCTGCTAATCAAGTTTTCAATAATGATGGACGGCAGTCTCGGAATTTTATGAAGGATGCGATAGCCACGCGGTTTCTTATTTTCTTCCAAATGAACATAACCATGGTAGCCCATTAATTTTAATAAAACCGTATCCTCGATATTTCCACTGGCAGTCAATACCTGCATTCTCTGCAAAACTTCACGTGCCTTAATATCCCGTTCAAATGCGTAATCTTTGATAATTAAGAGTGTTTCTTCTTCTAATTCCATTAATATTTCATTCATCTGTAATCGAATGAGCCGTCCTTCTGTTCCAAGTTCATGCAGAAAGGATAATAGTTCATTTTTTATCTTTAACACCATTTCAAACCGATGAAGAACAAGCAAGAAATCGTTATATGTAACCGACTCCTCAAATTCAAGAATACTTAGGTTTGTTATACTCTGCTCCAGCACTACCTTATACTTTTCTAGCGTCTGAATCGCTTGGTTTGCTTTTGTTAAGATGACGGAGATATCTTTTAACGAATAGCGGAAATTCCCTTGGTAAAGGGTAATGACATTTCTTCTTTGTGAAATGGCAATGACAAGTGTTTTCGTTTGTCTAGCTACTCGTTCAGCCGTACGATGCCGCATGCCTGTTTCGGTCGAGGATATTTCTGAATTGGGGGCAAGCTGGGCATTAGCAAAAAGAATCTTATTTCCTAATTCATTTAAAATAATTGCACCATCCATTTTTGCTAACTCATATAAAAAGCTTGGTGAAAAGGGACAATTAATCTCAAAACCTCCATCGACAATACTTTTCACCTTGTCATTGTATCCCACGACAATCAGCCCGCCTGTATTTGCTCTTAGAACATTCTCAATCCCCTCGCGAATAGGTGTCCCTGGTGCAATAAACTGTAATACCTCATTTATTGATTGTTCACCAAGCTTTTTATTTTCCATCTGCTACCCTCCCAACGCTGCTTTGAGTGCCTCACTAACGGAAGATACGCCTATTAGTTGAACTCCCTCTGGTGCCTTCCAGCCTCCTAAATTGTTTGCAGGTAAAATCACTCGTTCAAAACCTAATTTTGCAGCTTCTTGAACGCGCTGCTCAATTCTTGAAACCCTTCTTACTTCACCCGTTAGTCCGACCTCGCCAATAATACAGTCAGTCGGTTTTGTTGGCTTATCTCTAAAACTGGAAGCAATACTAACCGCAACAGCTAAATCGATCGCAGGTTCATCTAATTTGACGCCCCCTGCAACTTTTAAATAGGCATCCTGATTCTGCAAAAGCATACCCACTCTCTTTTCTAAAACCGCCATTAACAGTGGTACACGGTTATGGTCAATACCCGTTGCCATTCTTCGCGGGTTACCAAAGCTAGTTGGTGAAATTAACGCTTGTATTTCAACTAACACCGGCCGTGTCCCTTCCATCGAGGCTACTACGGTCGAACCTGCCGCTCCACGGGAACGTTCTTCCAAAAAAATTTCCGATGGGTTCTCTACTTCATCGAGGCCAAATTCCTTCATTTCAAAGATACCCATTTCATTGGTTGAGCCAAAGCGATTCTTCACAGCCCGTAAAATCCGATAGGTGTGATGTCTTTCCCCTTCAAAATAAAGAACAGTATCCACCATGTGCTCTAACAGCCTAGGCCCCGCAATAGACCCTTCCTTTGTCACATGACCCACGATAAAAATAGCAATCCCTTTGGTTTTACCAATTCTCATTAATTCAGAGGTACATTCACGAACCTGAGATACACTACCTGGTGCTGATGTTACATCTGGATGGAAAATGGTTTGGATTGAGTCAATAATAACAAAGCTAGGATTTGTACTTTCAATGGTGCGGTTAATTTCATCAAGATTGGTCTCTGAGTATACAAATAAGTTTTCAGATGCAATACCTAATCGTTCTGCACGGAGCTTTGTCTGCCTCATTGACTCCTCACCAGATATGTATAATACCTGATTCCCTTTTTTAGCTAACTGCGAAGAAACTTGCAGCAAGAGGGTCGATTTTCCGATTCCCGGGTCTCCCCCTATTAAAACCAATGAACCCTTAACCACTCCACCGCCAAGTACACGATTCAGCTCATTTAAGTCAGTTAATATTCTCGGTTCATTTTCCATCTCAATAGATGTAATAGGCATTGGTTTGGTTAAGATATTTGAACCGCTTGGAGAATGGGCAAACGCTCCTCTTCTTGTTGTACCCGTTACTTCAACCTCTTCAACCATCGAATTCCATTGTCCGCAGCCTGGACATTTTCCCATCCACTTGGGAGACTCATATCCGCACTCCTGACACATAAACTTTGTTTTTCGTTTTGCCATCGATTTCTTCTACCTTTCCATATATCCCAAAAATGAAAAAAGAGGTACACGGTTGGACTTTATTCACGTGTACCTCTGCTTGACCATATCAAACTAAATGATTCAGTGATGGAAATGGTCTATTTTACTAAACTAGTTTTTTCAGCCATTCTTACGACAAACTCACCATCAACTACATCAATTATAGCATGCTGACCTGTTAATAAGGTGCCTTTTAACAGCTCTTCAGAAAGACGGTCTTCAATATGCTTTTGAATCGCTCTGCGTAACGGTCTTGCACCATATTCTGGGTCATACCCTTCTTGGGAAATTTTCCCCCTTGCGGCAGCTGTTAATTCTAATGAAATATTTTGTTCATTTAGACGCTTAATTAATTGATCAGATAGCAATGTAACGATCTCATCCAAATGCTTCTTCTCTAACGCATGGAAAACAATGATTTCATCAATCCGGTTCAAGAATTCAGGACGGAAGGCTTTCTTTAGCTCTTCCATTACTTTCCCCTTCATGTCTTTGTAATCATGCTCGCCATCCTGGATATTAAAGCCCACATACTTGTTTCGCTTCAGGGCTTCCGCACCAACGTTGGATGTCATAATGAGAACTGTATTTCTGAAATCCACTGTTCTTCCTTTTGAATCTGTTAAACGGCCATCTTCAAGGACTTGAAGGAGAATATTAAACACATCTGGATGTGCCTTTTCAATCTCATCAAGCAGAATAACAGAGTATGGTTTCCGGCGGACCTTTTCCGTTAATTGACCGCCTTCCTCATAGCCGACATATCCTGGAGGGGAACCTACAAGTCTAGAGGTAGAGTGCTTCTCCATATATTCAGACATATCGATCCGAATCATCGCATCCTCGTCACCAAACATCGCCTCAGCAAGGGCACGCGCCAATTCCGTTTTACCCACTCCAGTAGGTCCAAGGAAAACAAAGGAACCAATAGGGCGCTTTGGATCTTTTAATCCGGCTCTAGCACGACGTACCGCTTTTGAAACAGCAATGACTGCTTCCTCTTGGCCAATGACACGGGAATGCAGTAATTCCTCTAAATTAAGTAACTTAGCTGTTTCTGTTTCTGCAAGCTTAGAGACAGGTACTCCCGTCCAGCTTGATACCACAGTTGCAATATCCTCTACTGTTACTTCATTGTTTTCTTTTCCTTGCTTTTCCTTCCACGTCTTCTTCGTTTCTTCTAACTGTTCGCGAAGACGCTGCTCTGTATCTCTTAGTGACGCAGCCTTTTCAAACTCCTGGCTTTGTACTGCCGCATCTTTTTCCTTACGTACTTCATCGAGCTTGACCTCTAATTCTTTTAAATTTGGAGGTGTCGTATAGGAACGGAGTCGTACCTTCGAGCCAGCTTCGTCGATTAAATCAATCGCCTTATCAGGCAGGAATCGGTCGGAAATATAACGGTCAGAAAGCTTAACTGCTGCTTCAATTGCTTCATCCGTAATCGAAACACGGTGGTGAGCCTCATATCGGTCACGCAAGCCTTGTAAAATTTGAACAGATTCTTCAGCAGTTGGCTCATCCACACGAATCGGCTGGAATCGGCGTTCTAGTGCAGCATCTTTTTCAATGTACTTTCGATATTCATCAAGCGTGGTCGCTCCGATACACTGAAGTTCGCCGCGTGCAAGCGATGGCTTTAAAATATTGGATGCATCAATCGCACCTTCTGCGCCTCCTGCCCCAATTAATGTGTGGAGCTCATCAATAAACAAGATGATATTCCCTGCTTGGCGGATTTCATCCATAACTTTTTTCAAACGGTCTTCAAATTCTCCGCGGTATTTGGTTCCGGCAACAACCGTTCCCATGTCTAGTGTCATTACACGCTTATCTCGAAGAATTTCAGGTACCTCATTGTTTACAATTTGCTGGGCAAGACCTTCAGCAATCGCTGTTTTACCCACTCCTGGTTCACCAATTAATACTGGATTGTTCTTTGTCCGGCGGCTAAGAACTTCAATGACACGCTGTATTTCTTTACTCCGGCCAATAACAGGATCCAGGCTGCCTTCACGGGCAATGGAGGTTAAATCTCGAGCAAGGCTATCGAGTGTTGGTGTATTAGCACTAACAGATGCTCCGCCCTGATGTCCCCCAGATTCATTACTTCCTAATAATTGAAGAACCTGCTGACGTGCTTTGTTTAAGCTTACACCCAAATTATTAAGTACTCGAGCAGCTACTCCTTCTCCTTCACGAATCAATCCCAGAAGGATATGCTCTGTACCCACATAAGAATGTCCTAGCTTTCTTGCCTCATCCATCGATAATTCAATGACCTTTTTCGCTCTAGGTGTATAGTGAATCGTTTGAGAAGCTTCTTGTCCTTTGCCAATTAAAGTTTCTACTTCCTTCTGAATTTTATCAGAACCCAATCCAAGACCATAAAGTGCTTTTGCTGCAATTCCTTCACCTTCTCGAACTAAGCCTAACAAAATATGTTCTGTTCCAATATTGTTGTGTCCAAGACGAATCGCTTCCTCTTGTGCTAATGCAAGAACCTTTTGTGCTCTTTCAGTAAAACGGCCGAACATCATATTCTCTTCCTCCTCACCTATTTTTGCTGTTCCATTTTAAGTCGTTCTCTAATTAAAGCTGCTCTCCTAATATCCCTTTCATGAGGTCTTAAAGGACCTCCGGCATATTGCTGGAGAAAACCTGGCTGTGTTAAAATCATTAATTCATTTAATATGGTTTTAGGCATGTTATCAATAAGGCCCATATCTATTCCAAGCCGTACATCAGATAAACACCTTGCTGCTTCCTTCGTTTCAATAATACGACTATTCGTTAGAACCCCCAACGAGCGAAAGACTCTGTCTTCTAATTGTATGTTCGAAGTTTTCCGTAATGCTTCCCTCGCTGACCTTTCTTGTGAGATGAGTTGGCTTACAACCCCTTTTAAGTCACGGCAGATGTCTACTTCTGATTTTCCAAGAGTAATTTGATTAGAGATTTGAAAAATATTACCTAGAGCTTCACTTCCCTCACCATAAATTCCTCGTACAACCAGCCCTAATTGGTTGATTGCTGGGATAATTCGATTAATTTGCTGCGTAAGGATTAACCCTGGCAAATGCATCATCACGGATGCCCGGAGGCCAGTTCCAACATTGGTAGGACAGCTTGTTAAATAGCCATACTGTTCATCAAACGCATATTGAATATTACTTTCTAGCCAATCATCTATTTCATTAGCAGCATCCAATGCTTCTGATAGTTGCAAGCCTGGAAACAAGCATTGAATTCGGATATGATCCTCTTCATTTATCATTATACTAACTTCTTCATTTTCGGTTAAAAGAACTGCACCATATGGTGAATCCTCCGCCAGATTCGGACTAATTAAATGCTTTTCTACTAGTACTCGTTTTTGTAGAGGCTGCATACTGTCAACTTTCAACAGTTCCATCTGTCCGAACTTTTGTAAATCCGTCTTTTGAAAAATTTCCTCCAAATTTTCTATAATTCTTTTTGCTTCTTCATGTGAAAAAAGTGTTGGAAATTTATATGCGTCAAAGTTTCGGGCTAAGCGAATCCGTGAACTAAGGACTATATCCGAATCAGGTCCCTCTTCGCTCATCCAGGAACTAACTGCCTGATTAAGAAAACGTTCAAGCGACACGTTATTCCCCTCCCTCTTCACTTCCATTTAATTGTTTCTCTAATGTGCGAATCTCATCGCGGATCTCCGCCGCTTTCTCAAATTCCTCGTGGGAAATGGCGTTCCGTAAATCATGTTTTAATTCATCAATTTGCTTACGGAGAAAGATACTGCCGCCAATTCGTTTTGGAATTTTACCGTTATGTGTCCAGTTGCCACTATGCAACCTTCGTAATACAGGTTTTAGCTGTTCTTTAAATGTGTCATAGCAATACGCACATCCAAAGCGCCCAACTTTTAAAAACTGAGGAAATGTCATGGAGCAGTGTTCGCATTGAAGGATTTCTTCTTGATGGAAAGGGCTTTGATTGGATTTTTGATATGAATCAATATTGAGTAGGCCTGCTAATAAGTTATTAAAAGCAAATCCTGTTTCTCCACCAATCATAAACATTTCGCCCTTTTCCTGCGCACATTTTTCACAAAGATGCACTTCTGTTTTTTCGCCATTAATGATTTTTGTAAAATGAAGTGCTGCAGGCCTTTGATTACATTCTTGGCAAATCATCTTTTCACCTCTCCAGCAGCAAAAATTATTTATATTTTAATGATGTTAACATAGCTTTTAGCATTCTCGCACGCAATTCATCTCGGTATGGAAGATCAATATATAATACTGAACGGTCAATTACACTTAACATAATTTTAGCTTCCCGATTCGTA comes from the Neobacillus sp. PS2-9 genome and includes:
- the cysS gene encoding cysteine--tRNA ligase — protein: MAIQIYNTLSRKKETFVPLEEGKVKMYVCGPTVYNYIHIGNARPAIVFDTVRRYLEYRSYDVQYVSNFTDVDDKLIRAANQLGEDVPTIADRFINAYFEDVTALGCHKADVHPRVMENMDIIIEFIDQLIEKGYAYESEGDVYFRTRSFNDYGKLSHQSIDELRVGARIEVGDKKQDDLDFALWKAAKEGEIFWESPWGLGRPGWHIECSAMAKKYLGETIDIHAGGQDLTFPHHENEIAQSEALSGKLFSRYWMHNGYINIDNEKMSKSLGNFVLVHDIIKKHNPQVLRFFMLSVHYRNPINYSEELLESTKAAFERLTTSYQNLQHRREASTDLTDNNQEWLDKIASAKEQFIEAMDDDFNTAKAISVLFDLSKLANYYLLEKNTSVAVIDAFTAQFQELFQVLGLTLESEELLDAEIDALIEKRNQARKDRNFQLSDQIRDQLKEMNIILEDTPQGTRWKRG
- the cysE gene encoding serine O-acetyltransferase; the protein is MFKMMKEDIEVVFEQDPAARSYLEVILTYSGLHAIWAHRLAHAFFKRKLFFIARVISQVSRFFTGIEIHPGAKIGRRFFIDHGMGVVIGETCEIGDNVTVFQGVTLGGTGKEKGKRHPTIKDYALIATGAKVLGSITIGENSKIGAGSVVLKEVPPNSTVVGVPGRVVIQDGKRINKNKDLNHCDLPDPIADRLKEMESELTQLKQELEGLRKERIEVNGHSNL
- the gltX gene encoding glutamate--tRNA ligase — encoded protein: MSNEVRVRYAPSPTGHLHIGNARTALFNYLFARSKQGKFIIRIEDTDKKRNIEGGEESQLKYLKWLGMDWDESVDVGGEYGPYRQSERNDIYETYYKQLLENGHAYKCYCTEDELETEREAQTERGETPHYSGKCRHLTPEDRERLESEGRKPSIRIAVPEGKTYTFDDMVKGTVSFESEGMGDWVIIKKDGTPTYNFAVTIDDYLMKISHVLRGDDHISNTPKQLMVYEALGWEPPVFGHMTLIVNESRKKLSKRDESIIQFIEQYEELGYLPEALFNFITLLGWSPAGEEELYSKEEFIEIFDADRLSKSPALFDKQKLTWMNNQYMKKVELDRVVELSLPHLIKAGRISESMTDEQHEWVRGLIALLQEKMSFGAEVVELSDMFFKDEAEYEEDAKEILTGETVPEVLKAFSAELDQLENFKAEGIKSAMKAVQKSTGQKGKNLFMPIRAAVTGQTHGPDLPQAIELLGKQKVQMRINQIIG
- the ispF gene encoding 2-C-methyl-D-erythritol 2,4-cyclodiphosphate synthase; amino-acid sequence: MFRIGQGFDVHQLTEGRPLIIGGITIPYEKGLLGHSDADVLLHTVSDACLGAIGEGDIGKHFPDTDPNFKDADSAKLMAHVWKLVKDKGYELVNADCTIIAQKPKMAPYIEQMRERIAELLEASPEQVNVKATTTEKLGFTGRGEGIASQAVVLLKKVNE
- the ispD gene encoding 2-C-methyl-D-erythritol 4-phosphate cytidylyltransferase, which gives rise to MTYQVIIPAAGQGKRMGAGKNKLLLELNGVPVLIHTLKVFEEDEACTGMIIAIHPQDEKECRGLLNKYNVTKVINLVPGGEERQHSIYNALQTVKNDGIILVHDAARPFIQKVQIQRLTEKAHETGAAIIGVPAKDTMKKVQEGVIVETVERSSLWAVQTPQAFRISILQEAYEKAKIDAFVGTDDASLVERLHQPVAMVEGDYDNIKLTTPEDLFFAEAILKKREKEFC
- a CDS encoding PIN/TRAM domain-containing protein, producing the protein MLKRIVQACFLIMGGTLGILLLPELFRLLHINDIPVINNSYVIAMLGAIIFYLITFWAVDYVFNFIKWAEDSLVKVPVTDVLFGSLGLIFGLFVAFLVGFALNAVQVPILNAVAPILLTLLFGYLGFQVGFKKRDELLGLFGNRGHKKKAGDEEAEKAAGKALKILDTSVIIDGRVADICQTGFLEGTIVIPQFVLEELQHIADSSDVLKRNRGRRGLDILNRIQKELAIKVEIYEGDFEEISEVDSKLVKLAKLTNGILVTNDFNLNKVCELQNVTVLNINDLANAVKPVVLPGEELTVQVIKDGKEYHQGVAYLDDGTMIVVEEGREYIGKRIEVLVTSVLQTSAGRMIFAKPKLLEKAL
- the disA gene encoding DNA integrity scanning diadenylate cyclase DisA, with the translated sequence MENKKLGEQSINEVLQFIAPGTPIREGIENVLRANTGGLIVVGYNDKVKSIVDGGFEINCPFSPSFLYELAKMDGAIILNELGNKILFANAQLAPNSEISSTETGMRHRTAERVARQTKTLVIAISQRRNVITLYQGNFRYSLKDISVILTKANQAIQTLEKYKVVLEQSITNLSILEFEESVTYNDFLLVLHRFEMVLKIKNELLSFLHELGTEGRLIRLQMNEILMELEEETLLIIKDYAFERDIKAREVLQRMQVLTASGNIEDTVLLKLMGYHGYVHLEENKKPRGYRILHKIPRLPSIIIENLISSFGELSKIMMATVEELDEVEGIGEVRAKKIKEGFKLVKDRLYTDRHL